A region from the Acidobacteriota bacterium genome encodes:
- a CDS encoding DUF3467 domain-containing protein, with product MSDETPKIPKTPKLTLTAEVGLGHYSNFVSIAHNYSEVLLDFGRTLPGREDIPVVARIIMNPFQAKQLLRALNHNVQMYENTFGPIPDPPDGAAEVSPKGTN from the coding sequence ATGAGCGACGAAACGCCCAAGATCCCGAAAACACCCAAGCTTACGCTGACCGCCGAGGTAGGTCTCGGTCACTACTCCAACTTTGTCAGCATCGCCCACAACTACTCCGAAGTCCTGCTCGATTTCGGCCGTACGCTGCCGGGGCGCGAGGACATTCCGGTGGTAGCGCGCATCATCATGAACCCCTTTCAGGCGAAACAGTTGTTGCGGGCTCTGAACCACAACGTTCAAATGTACGAAAATACATTCGGCCCGATTCCCGACCCGCCGGACGGGGCAGCCGAGGTATCCCCGAAGGGCACGAATTAG
- a CDS encoding outer membrane lipoprotein carrier protein LolA — translation MKVLRRLLLIVCLVFLTSLSSSAPAPIMAPIDDLEGSAKLEALIERVVERQRALQTLEAEFVQLKKSSLLLDAVESTGVFLFRAPDLVRWDYQQPDQMVVLFSEDTVTTYHPLQARAERIKVSGKQRRFVRVLAGTQPLDDLTSHFSITLDDPGGHARYLLTLRPVGNMLSKKLQSVEIEVDRDLFLPVVIEYNEVDGDSTRYEFKDLMINTEIEDSRFDLELGADVKLETIDASTGVG, via the coding sequence GTGAAAGTTTTGCGACGACTGCTGTTGATCGTTTGCCTGGTGTTCCTGACGTCGTTGTCGTCGTCTGCCCCGGCGCCGATAATGGCGCCGATCGACGACCTGGAGGGCAGCGCCAAGCTCGAGGCGCTGATCGAAAGGGTCGTCGAGCGCCAGCGCGCTCTGCAGACCCTCGAGGCAGAGTTCGTGCAGCTCAAAAAGAGCTCTCTGCTGCTTGACGCGGTGGAGTCGACCGGGGTCTTCCTCTTCCGTGCTCCGGATCTGGTTCGCTGGGACTATCAACAGCCGGATCAGATGGTGGTGCTGTTCTCCGAGGATACGGTGACGACCTATCACCCCTTGCAGGCTCGCGCCGAGCGCATCAAGGTGTCGGGGAAACAGCGCCGCTTCGTGAGGGTACTGGCCGGCACCCAGCCGCTTGATGATCTGACCTCACACTTCAGCATTACTCTCGATGACCCGGGTGGGCATGCTCGCTATCTGCTGACTCTGCGCCCGGTCGGAAACATGCTTTCGAAGAAGCTGCAATCGGTGGAGATCGAAGTCGATCGGGACCTTTTTCTGCCGGTGGTGATCGAGTACAACGAGGTTGACGGTGACAGCACCCGCTACGAGTTCAAGGATCTGATGATCAATACGGAGATCGAGGATTCGCGCTTTGACCTCGAACTTGGCGCCGACGTGAAGCTGGAAACCATCGACGCCTCGACCGGCGTCGGCTGA
- the tgt gene encoding tRNA guanosine(34) transglycosylase Tgt yields the protein MLPFALVAEDPGSSARAAELTTPHGVVQTPAFMPVGTAGTVKGMAAWELERLGPEMILGNTYHLLLRPGLERIQRLGGLHRLMAWSGPILTDSGGFQVFSLAKRCTMDADGVTFRSHIDGSEHRLTPENVIETQAGLGVDIAMVLDECLPYPVEHQRAQTSTMTSIDWALRGLDRAKKIRSGGRRWKGGVFAIQQGSLDAELRRRSSEDLAAADFDGFAIGGLAVGEPPEALHDGVAMAAPMLPAGHPRYLMGVGYPEDVVHAVACGVDLFDCVLPTRSARTGKVFTSTGDLVIKNARYADDTQPLDESCSCPTCGAYSRAALRHLFVANEVTSVVLLTMHNLWYYMNLMREAREAIMTGRYARFRARVESSRGSVRGREVSTEM from the coding sequence ATGTTGCCCTTTGCCCTTGTCGCTGAGGACCCCGGAAGCTCTGCTCGAGCGGCCGAACTGACGACGCCACACGGGGTCGTGCAGACACCGGCCTTCATGCCTGTTGGCACCGCTGGCACGGTCAAGGGTATGGCGGCCTGGGAACTCGAACGTCTCGGCCCGGAGATGATCCTCGGGAACACCTACCATCTCCTGCTGCGGCCCGGCCTCGAACGCATCCAACGCCTCGGCGGGCTGCATCGATTGATGGCCTGGTCGGGTCCGATTCTCACCGATTCCGGAGGGTTCCAGGTCTTTTCATTGGCCAAACGGTGCACGATGGATGCCGATGGGGTGACCTTCAGGTCGCACATCGACGGCAGCGAGCACCGCCTGACACCGGAAAACGTCATCGAGACCCAGGCGGGTCTCGGTGTCGATATCGCGATGGTGCTCGATGAGTGCCTCCCGTATCCGGTCGAACACCAGCGGGCACAGACGTCGACGATGACCAGTATTGACTGGGCGCTGCGGGGCCTCGACCGTGCGAAAAAGATCCGCAGTGGTGGCAGGAGGTGGAAGGGCGGCGTGTTTGCGATCCAGCAGGGTTCGCTCGACGCCGAGCTCCGTCGCCGGTCGAGCGAAGATCTGGCGGCGGCCGATTTCGATGGTTTCGCCATCGGGGGCCTGGCCGTCGGCGAGCCGCCGGAGGCGCTGCACGATGGGGTGGCCATGGCAGCCCCGATGCTCCCAGCGGGCCACCCGCGGTATCTGATGGGTGTTGGCTACCCGGAGGACGTGGTGCACGCGGTCGCGTGTGGGGTAGACCTCTTCGATTGCGTGCTGCCGACGCGGTCGGCGAGGACCGGCAAGGTCTTTACCTCGACCGGGGATCTGGTGATCAAAAACGCGCGCTACGCCGACGACACTCAGCCGCTCGACGAAAGCTGTTCCTGCCCGACATGCGGTGCTTACTCCCGTGCTGCCCTGCGCCATCTATTCGTCGCCAACGAGGTCACCTCGGTGGTCCTGTTGACGATGCACAATTTGTGGTACTACATGAACTTGATGCGCGAGGCTCGGGAAGCTATCATGACGGGCCGTTACGCGCGGTTTCGCGCCCGGGTAGAGAGCAGTCGCGGCTCCGTGAGAGGGCGTGAAGTGTCCACTGAAATGTGA
- the yajC gene encoding preprotein translocase subunit YajC, whose amino-acid sequence MMFALIFGVFYFLVIMPAKKQQKQKDAMVAALKKGDKVVTSGGIYGTVAAVEDQTVLLKIAENTKIRISKSAIGGPVGSEEVSS is encoded by the coding sequence ATGATGTTCGCCCTGATTTTCGGGGTTTTCTATTTCCTCGTCATCATGCCGGCCAAGAAACAGCAGAAACAGAAAGACGCCATGGTCGCGGCCCTCAAGAAGGGCGACAAGGTCGTGACGTCGGGCGGGATCTACGGCACTGTGGCTGCCGTCGAGGATCAAACTGTACTGCTCAAGATTGCTGAAAACACCAAAATCCGGATCTCCAAGTCCGCGATCGGCGGTCCGGTTGGCTCGGAAGAAGTTTCTTCCTGA
- the secD gene encoding protein translocase subunit SecD translates to MDSKILWRVVLIVAVVGLSLWSLYPPGEKINYGLDLSGGIHLVLQVQTDDAIKAELDDASQRLVSRARDENIQLTQGESNIEDLSFTVRVPADTDPSALREVADNWVPGYTVRPGAGTWTFQLPPNMDKTVRDMAVRSSLETIWNRVDQFGVAEPVIQRQGLDSDRILVQLPGVDDPARVKDLISSTAFLEFQEVVAGPAPDRQSLLSSIGGTVPSDSEILPGDRRGLDGTVLGVEYYLLKKAAIISGQELRSARRSQDEYGQPVVNFATQPHAAEKFGQYTGSHIGTRMAIVLDEKVISAPTIESRIPGDGRITGSFTIEDAEDLALKLRAGALPATIVYLEERTVGPSLGRDSVVRGVRAAVAGLLIVMAFMLVYYRLSGLNANVALILNLIILLGAMAYFGATLTLPGIAGVILTIGMAVDANVLIFERIREELQVGKTVRAAIDTGFARAFGTILDANLTTLIAALFLFNFGTGPVKGFAVTLSIGILASVFTAVFVSRTIFMMVLSGRERVESLSI, encoded by the coding sequence GTGGACTCGAAAATTTTGTGGCGAGTTGTACTGATCGTAGCGGTCGTGGGGCTGAGTCTCTGGTCGCTGTATCCGCCGGGGGAGAAGATCAACTATGGTCTTGACCTTTCCGGGGGTATTCACCTGGTGCTCCAGGTTCAAACCGACGATGCCATCAAGGCAGAGCTCGATGACGCGTCTCAGCGGCTGGTGAGCCGCGCGCGGGATGAGAACATCCAACTCACCCAGGGCGAGAGCAACATCGAGGACCTGAGCTTCACCGTCCGTGTGCCGGCCGACACGGACCCATCCGCCCTGCGCGAGGTGGCGGACAACTGGGTTCCGGGCTACACGGTGAGGCCCGGAGCCGGCACCTGGACGTTTCAGCTTCCCCCGAACATGGACAAAACGGTCCGCGACATGGCGGTCCGCTCGTCCCTGGAGACCATCTGGAATCGTGTCGATCAGTTCGGCGTGGCCGAGCCGGTCATTCAGCGGCAGGGCCTGGACAGCGATCGTATCCTCGTCCAGCTGCCGGGAGTGGATGACCCTGCGAGGGTCAAGGACCTGATCTCCTCGACCGCGTTCCTGGAGTTCCAGGAGGTAGTTGCCGGCCCGGCGCCGGATCGCCAAAGCCTCCTCTCCTCGATTGGCGGAACTGTGCCGTCCGACTCCGAAATATTGCCAGGAGACCGCCGCGGGCTCGACGGCACGGTGCTCGGAGTCGAGTACTACCTGCTCAAGAAGGCAGCGATCATTTCAGGGCAAGAGCTGCGATCGGCCCGGCGGAGCCAGGACGAGTATGGCCAGCCGGTGGTCAACTTCGCGACCCAGCCACACGCAGCGGAGAAGTTCGGCCAGTACACAGGCTCGCACATCGGTACCCGCATGGCGATTGTCCTCGACGAAAAAGTCATTTCGGCGCCGACAATCGAGTCGAGGATTCCGGGTGACGGCCGGATCACGGGCAGCTTCACGATCGAGGACGCGGAAGATCTTGCATTGAAGCTGCGCGCGGGCGCCTTGCCCGCGACCATCGTTTACCTCGAGGAGCGAACCGTGGGGCCATCGCTGGGGCGTGACTCGGTTGTGCGCGGCGTTCGCGCGGCGGTCGCTGGCCTGCTCATAGTCATGGCCTTCATGCTTGTCTACTACCGGCTCTCAGGTCTCAACGCCAACGTCGCCCTGATCCTCAACCTCATCATTCTGCTCGGGGCGATGGCCTACTTTGGTGCCACGCTGACTCTGCCGGGTATCGCCGGCGTGATCCTCACGATCGGCATGGCGGTAGACGCCAACGTTCTGATCTTCGAGCGAATCCGAGAGGAGCTTCAGGTCGGCAAGACCGTACGGGCGGCGATTGACACCGGCTTCGCCCGCGCCTTCGGTACCATTCTCGATGCCAATCTGACGACTCTGATTGCCGCTCTTTTCCTGTTCAATTTCGGCACCGGGCCCGTCAAGGGTTTCGCGGTGACTCTCTCGATTGGCATTCTTGCGAGCGTCTTTACGGCCGTCTTTGTGTCCCGAACCATATTCATGATGGTGCTCTCGGGTCGCGAACGCGTCGAGAGCCTCAGCATCTGA
- the secF gene encoding protein translocase subunit SecF: protein MRIIGDTNIPFLSYRKIALTLSGLAIIAGLAYQFLGPGLNLGIDFVGGTQVMLKFHEQPELGALRESISELAVGTPLIQRFDEAEKHEILIRVENPEGEEGDFTAPILEIMNDDYNRDLGNKFDLNTRGSLDLLGLLVAADPDGVGGDFEGREAYYQPMAEAVLDYRKTNGIFGSLDELANVEELSDAARAHLENVAAVGAFALLGADSVGPAVGADLQKKAMLAIGFSLVGMLIYIWIRFQLPYAVGAVVALFHDVLITLTAIAITHREINLPTVAALLTLVGYSVNDTVVVFDRVRENLRLRRGEDLESLMNLSINQTLSRTLITSGTTLVVVLSLYIFGGDVINTFAFVLLVGILVGTYSSIFVASPAALGMNKLLTARRERKRARGRR from the coding sequence ATGCGCATCATCGGTGACACCAACATTCCGTTTCTCTCATATCGAAAGATTGCCCTGACGCTGTCCGGGTTGGCGATCATCGCCGGCCTGGCTTACCAGTTTCTCGGACCCGGGCTCAACCTCGGCATCGATTTCGTAGGCGGTACCCAGGTCATGCTCAAGTTCCACGAGCAACCCGAACTCGGGGCCCTGCGAGAGTCGATCTCGGAACTGGCCGTTGGCACGCCGCTCATTCAGCGGTTCGACGAGGCCGAAAAGCACGAGATCCTGATTCGTGTGGAAAATCCCGAGGGCGAGGAGGGTGACTTCACCGCCCCGATCCTCGAGATTATGAACGACGATTACAACCGGGATCTCGGGAACAAGTTCGACCTCAACACGAGGGGATCGTTGGATCTCCTCGGCTTGCTCGTGGCGGCCGACCCGGACGGTGTGGGCGGCGATTTCGAGGGCCGCGAGGCCTATTATCAGCCGATGGCCGAGGCGGTGCTCGACTACCGAAAAACCAATGGCATCTTTGGCTCGCTCGATGAGCTCGCGAACGTGGAAGAGTTGAGCGATGCAGCGAGAGCGCATCTCGAGAATGTGGCCGCGGTCGGCGCATTCGCACTGCTCGGAGCCGACAGCGTTGGGCCGGCAGTTGGCGCCGATCTGCAGAAAAAGGCGATGCTCGCAATCGGCTTCTCACTCGTCGGAATGCTCATCTACATCTGGATAAGGTTCCAACTGCCCTACGCGGTCGGCGCGGTGGTGGCTCTGTTTCACGATGTGCTCATCACCCTTACAGCCATCGCAATAACTCATCGCGAGATCAACCTGCCGACGGTCGCAGCTCTCTTGACTCTTGTCGGCTATTCCGTGAACGACACTGTGGTGGTCTTCGATCGGGTGCGAGAGAACCTGAGGTTGCGACGCGGGGAGGATCTCGAGTCCCTGATGAATCTGTCGATCAATCAGACCCTCTCACGCACCCTCATCACCTCCGGCACGACCCTGGTCGTGGTGTTGAGCCTCTACATCTTTGGTGGAGACGTGATCAACACCTTTGCATTCGTCCTCCTCGTCGGCATTCTCGTCGGAACCTACTCGTCGATATTCGTCGCCTCGCCGGCGGCCTTGGGGATGAACAAGCTCCTGACCGCGCGTCGGGAGCGGAAGCGGGCGAGAGGACGCAGATAG
- a CDS encoding bifunctional (p)ppGpp synthetase/guanosine-3',5'-bis(diphosphate) 3'-pyrophosphohydrolase, whose product MDGGFATARVEEKIRIEDILDRMEEYRPDLDEDLLRHAYVFAANRHHGQVRRSGEPYLTHPLTVAWILAGMELDEETVAAGLLHDLLEDTETTIEEIEVEFGAEVGRLVTALTKIADFESSYSSREATEAENFRRLLLASVDDLRVILIKLADRLHNMRTLGFLRRDRQIAIARETLEIFAPIANRLGIGSIKTEMEDLCFRYLHPKEAEKLNKEIEERKDAADRWFTEIQGVLDHLLEENGIDGSIDGRIKHLYSIFEKLKRQGIDVANVFDFLAFRIIVSTVADCYAALGLIHQQWPPVPGRLKDHIAIPKPNAYQSLHTTVVGPEGHPFEIQIRTDEMHKIAEYGIAAHWSYKEKGSHAPAEDSRVAWLRSVLDNSEGTSPREFIDSLKVDLYPDEVYSFTPRGDVFSFPRGATILDFAYRVHTQVGHTCVGGRVNGRWVPLKTEIVNGDIVEITTSNRQRPHHDWLNIVATNRARSKIRAWLKREEKVRALEVGRKLVDRELRKFGSSLRSVSGSEEFRELLQTGSYANEDDLIAAIGFGKVPVNSLTAAFRKEDEPSAESEAPAPKRKSVAAAKSDHALEVSGDADFLVYLAKCCKPLPGEEIVGFVTRGKGVAVHARDCPNVRNLLYHPEREIEVQWAPSSAASKAPKSQVDVDMSFNDSSGMLASISQAISSEGSDILSCRLRTEPNDTGFAAMTIVVHDADQLTRILSRLQGLKGMLRVERRGQAGAAS is encoded by the coding sequence ATGGATGGCGGGTTTGCGACTGCGCGAGTCGAGGAGAAGATCCGCATCGAGGACATCCTCGACCGAATGGAGGAGTATCGTCCCGATCTGGATGAGGACCTGCTCCGCCACGCGTACGTCTTCGCCGCCAATCGGCATCATGGCCAGGTGCGGCGCTCCGGCGAGCCCTACCTGACGCATCCTCTGACCGTAGCGTGGATTCTCGCCGGCATGGAGCTCGACGAGGAAACGGTGGCTGCAGGGCTGCTCCACGATCTCCTGGAAGACACCGAAACGACGATCGAGGAGATCGAAGTCGAGTTCGGAGCCGAGGTCGGCCGGTTGGTCACGGCGCTGACCAAGATCGCCGATTTCGAGTCAAGCTACTCGAGCCGTGAAGCGACCGAGGCCGAGAACTTCCGTCGCCTGCTTCTCGCGTCGGTCGACGATCTGCGCGTCATTCTGATCAAGCTGGCTGACCGGTTGCACAATATGCGGACGCTGGGCTTTCTGCGTCGCGATCGACAGATCGCGATCGCGCGGGAGACCCTCGAAATATTCGCGCCGATTGCCAACCGCCTCGGTATCGGCAGCATCAAGACGGAAATGGAAGATCTCTGTTTTCGGTACCTGCATCCCAAGGAAGCGGAAAAGCTGAACAAGGAGATCGAGGAGCGCAAGGATGCCGCTGACCGCTGGTTTACGGAGATTCAGGGTGTGCTGGATCACCTGCTGGAGGAAAATGGCATTGACGGCAGTATCGACGGGCGGATCAAACATCTCTATTCGATCTTCGAGAAGCTCAAACGGCAGGGGATCGACGTTGCGAATGTGTTCGATTTCCTCGCCTTCAGAATCATCGTGTCGACGGTTGCCGACTGTTATGCGGCTCTCGGGCTGATCCACCAACAGTGGCCACCGGTGCCCGGACGCCTCAAGGATCACATCGCCATCCCCAAGCCGAACGCCTACCAGTCACTCCACACCACCGTGGTTGGCCCGGAGGGCCATCCCTTCGAGATCCAGATTCGGACCGACGAAATGCACAAGATCGCGGAGTACGGTATCGCCGCGCATTGGAGCTACAAGGAAAAGGGGTCACACGCGCCGGCAGAGGACTCACGCGTCGCCTGGCTGCGGTCGGTGCTCGACAATTCCGAAGGGACGTCGCCGCGCGAGTTCATCGATTCCCTCAAAGTCGATCTCTATCCGGACGAGGTGTACAGCTTCACGCCTCGCGGCGATGTGTTTTCCTTTCCACGCGGCGCCACCATCCTCGACTTCGCCTATCGCGTCCACACCCAGGTCGGCCACACCTGTGTCGGTGGGAGGGTCAACGGCCGCTGGGTTCCGCTCAAGACCGAAATCGTGAATGGCGACATTGTTGAAATCACGACCTCGAATCGCCAACGACCGCATCACGATTGGCTCAACATTGTTGCCACCAACCGAGCCCGTTCGAAGATTCGCGCGTGGCTCAAACGAGAGGAGAAAGTTCGCGCACTCGAGGTTGGTCGCAAGCTCGTCGATCGTGAGCTCCGCAAATTTGGCTCCTCCCTGCGATCGGTGAGTGGGAGCGAGGAGTTCCGGGAGCTGCTTCAAACCGGCTCGTACGCGAATGAGGATGACCTGATCGCTGCGATCGGTTTCGGCAAGGTTCCGGTCAACAGCCTCACAGCGGCCTTTCGCAAGGAGGACGAACCGTCGGCGGAGTCCGAAGCGCCGGCGCCGAAGAGAAAGTCTGTCGCGGCCGCCAAGAGCGACCACGCCCTCGAGGTTTCCGGCGATGCCGATTTCCTGGTGTATCTGGCGAAATGCTGCAAACCGCTCCCCGGCGAGGAGATCGTCGGTTTTGTGACCAGGGGCAAGGGAGTCGCCGTGCATGCGCGTGACTGCCCCAACGTTCGCAACCTTCTCTATCATCCGGAGCGCGAAATCGAGGTGCAGTGGGCGCCGAGCTCGGCGGCCTCGAAGGCTCCGAAGTCCCAGGTCGATGTCGACATGTCGTTCAACGACAGCTCGGGAATGCTGGCCTCGATCTCACAGGCCATTTCGTCCGAAGGCAGCGATATCCTCAGCTGCCGACTTCGCACCGAGCCCAACGACACGGGCTTCGCCGCCATGACTATCGTCGTCCACGACGCCGACCAGCTCACCCGTATCCTGAGCCGTCTTCAGGGCCTGAAAGGGATGCTGCGGGTCGAGCGACGCGGCCAGGCTGGAGCGGCCTCATGA
- the rpmB gene encoding 50S ribosomal protein L28 — protein sequence MAQRCEICGKGPMTGNNISHAHNLTKRRWKPNIQRVRAMVDGSPKYIKVCTRCIRSGKVTKAPRI from the coding sequence ATGGCGCAGCGATGTGAAATCTGCGGCAAAGGCCCGATGACCGGAAACAACATCTCCCACGCTCACAACCTGACCAAGCGGAGATGGAAACCCAACATCCAGAGAGTGCGCGCGATGGTGGATGGCAGCCCGAAGTACATCAAGGTCTGCACCCGCTGTATCCGTTCGGGCAAGGTCACCAAAGCCCCCCGCATTTAG
- a CDS encoding pilus assembly protein PilM: MFGKTKKQVVGCDVGSSAIKIVELKPLKSGEFQLLHAAIADLSPEAIVDGAIMDSSLVVEALSRLISENNIKNPNFGGSLSGHSVIIKKIQLPSMTDAELAESIQWEAEQYIPFDINDVNLDYVVLKSEAADTMDVLLVAVKKDRIADYTSVIVQAGKDPVLVDVDVFALQNAFEANYDLDPEAIALVNIGASVMNINVLYHGNSIFWRDVAFGGNQYTEAIQRELSLSREDAERLKLGEKVGENTLQQVLSVLNSVSEDLTAELQKTIDFFVATSSVDHIDRVVLAGGSAQIVSLDEVIRERFQVAVEVMNPFRNIRYSESDFDPEWINRHAPAMAVAVGLAVRRVGE; this comes from the coding sequence GTGTTTGGAAAGACAAAAAAACAAGTCGTCGGTTGTGATGTCGGATCATCCGCGATCAAGATTGTAGAGTTGAAGCCACTGAAAAGCGGCGAATTTCAACTTCTCCATGCGGCAATCGCAGATCTCTCGCCGGAAGCGATTGTCGATGGGGCGATAATGGACTCGTCACTTGTTGTTGAGGCATTGTCGCGATTGATTTCCGAAAACAATATCAAGAATCCGAATTTCGGTGGCTCATTGTCGGGCCATTCCGTGATCATCAAAAAAATACAACTTCCGTCGATGACGGACGCCGAGCTCGCAGAGTCGATTCAGTGGGAGGCCGAGCAGTACATCCCGTTCGACATTAATGATGTGAATCTCGACTACGTGGTCCTCAAATCTGAAGCGGCCGACACGATGGACGTGCTGTTGGTGGCGGTGAAAAAGGATCGCATCGCGGACTACACGTCGGTCATCGTTCAAGCGGGCAAGGATCCGGTGCTGGTCGATGTGGACGTCTTTGCACTGCAGAACGCGTTCGAGGCCAACTATGATCTGGATCCCGAGGCGATCGCACTGGTCAACATCGGCGCGTCGGTGATGAACATCAACGTGCTCTATCACGGGAATTCGATCTTTTGGCGGGATGTGGCCTTCGGGGGGAACCAGTACACCGAAGCCATTCAACGGGAACTGAGCCTGTCCCGAGAGGACGCCGAGCGCCTGAAGCTCGGCGAGAAGGTCGGAGAAAATACTCTTCAGCAGGTGCTCAGCGTGCTCAACAGCGTGTCCGAGGATCTGACCGCAGAGCTTCAGAAGACGATCGATTTCTTTGTTGCCACCTCATCGGTCGATCACATCGATCGTGTGGTGCTCGCGGGCGGAAGTGCTCAGATCGTCAGTCTCGACGAGGTGATCCGAGAGCGCTTTCAGGTCGCCGTCGAAGTCATGAACCCGTTCCGGAACATCCGCTACAGCGAGTCCGACTTCGATCCCGAGTGGATCAACCGACACGCTCCGGCGATGGCGGTGGCGGTGGGCCTCGCGGTGCGCAGGGTCGGAGAGTGA
- a CDS encoding PilN domain-containing protein codes for MIKINLVAETPAAATTKTERPQFSLGAKQGDIILLIVLAVALIVVGTQWYLLSHNRSELQEVERQRRKERDELLVYIKRVEELEAKRDALRHKINVINELKRNQQGPVRILDEVSRALPELVWLTQLTLKGNNVELRGTAMDENAVANYISNLEASPFFDEPNLRNMARGRGDTFSFGLNFNFDNSPPEIEAAEGSQAASSGQ; via the coding sequence ATGATCAAGATCAATCTGGTAGCGGAGACTCCGGCAGCGGCGACCACCAAAACCGAGCGCCCGCAGTTTTCGCTGGGCGCCAAGCAGGGCGACATCATTCTCTTGATCGTGCTGGCCGTCGCCTTGATCGTGGTCGGCACCCAGTGGTACCTCCTGAGCCACAACCGGTCCGAGCTTCAAGAGGTCGAGCGTCAGCGTCGGAAGGAACGCGACGAGTTGCTGGTCTACATCAAGAGGGTAGAAGAGCTCGAGGCCAAGCGCGACGCACTGCGACACAAGATCAATGTGATCAATGAACTGAAGCGCAATCAGCAGGGTCCGGTTCGGATCCTGGATGAGGTGTCGCGCGCCCTGCCCGAGCTCGTTTGGCTGACTCAGCTGACGCTCAAGGGGAACAATGTCGAACTGAGGGGTACCGCGATGGATGAGAACGCGGTCGCAAACTACATATCGAACCTCGAAGCGTCGCCGTTCTTCGACGAGCCGAACCTCAGGAACATGGCTCGAGGGCGGGGTGATACCTTCAGTTTTGGTCTGAATTTCAACTTTGACAATTCTCCGCCGGAAATCGAGGCGGCCGAGGGCTCGCAAGCCGCGAGCTCCGGTCAATGA
- a CDS encoding type 4a pilus biogenesis protein PilO produces the protein MAIDLNSKPWYVAAIVGLVLGVAMYVVMNIYVFKDIRTDIERLEANIDQLEREIEKGRAAKADLPRLEEDIRNYEIELERLRRILPTKRETDNLIKRAKQLTEQGRFRLTRFTPGNFEERDFYMEWPIRVGLDGTYHELGLFFDRLSKFARIINVTELTINPMKQSQNNEGFTITADFVQRTYIYKEEVPETETQQ, from the coding sequence ATGGCGATAGATCTCAACTCCAAGCCCTGGTACGTGGCGGCCATCGTCGGTCTGGTCCTCGGTGTCGCGATGTACGTTGTCATGAACATATACGTGTTCAAGGACATCCGCACTGACATCGAGCGTCTCGAGGCCAATATCGATCAGCTCGAGCGTGAGATCGAGAAGGGCCGTGCGGCGAAAGCCGACCTGCCGCGCCTCGAAGAGGACATCCGCAACTACGAAATCGAGCTCGAGCGTCTGCGCAGGATTCTGCCAACCAAACGCGAGACCGACAACCTGATCAAACGTGCCAAGCAGCTGACCGAGCAGGGACGTTTCCGCCTGACCCGTTTCACGCCCGGGAACTTCGAGGAACGTGACTTCTATATGGAGTGGCCGATCCGGGTGGGTCTCGATGGTACCTATCACGAGCTCGGACTCTTCTTCGACCGCCTGAGCAAGTTTGCGCGGATTATCAATGTCACCGAACTGACGATCAATCCGATGAAACAGAGTCAGAATAACGAGGGATTCACGATCACGGCCGACTTCGTGCAGCGCACGTATATTTATAAAGAAGAGGTGCCCGAGACGGAGACGCAGCAATGA